The genomic stretch AGTTATCGCACCTTTCACAGGAACTATACCCTGAATGGGTCTTCACACATTTCAGATATGCGCGCGCAGGAGCATCGCAAACAAAGCTGTGAACTTTTACTTcatggatattattattaatttcaatgccCGTGGTAAGTAAGTTCGAtaactcaattaaaaaatcttctaaaaacGCTGACAATAAATTTGGTTTGCCACTTCCTAAAAAAGAACCAACAACAAACGGCTCactcttaaaattttttacaagtgCTAAAATGGGCCAGAGATCATGTTTCTGACCATTTCTATAAATGGGCAGTCCATCTACATTAAATGAAATGTTGATAATGCTGTACTGAGAAATATTAGGCACTGacaataactttaattttaaagCGTTAACAAGTCCAAAATGACAATATTCGCCATTTAACAACgattttgttttcgtttctctGGGCGTTTTCAGCAGCGTTCGACTGTCTAACGGTAACTCATTATGGTATGGATGCAAGATATGCAAGAGATGAGTAACTACTGTACGTCGAACGTACCTTGAAGCTGCCCAGTTTGACAATTTCGAATGCAAATCGCTAGGCGGCGggtcattagaaaataaatcgttAGGGGGCACGTTACTGGAATAGGAAGTCAAATGGGTGTATAACGTCGCATCATTGAAGAGCAAATTTTCATTAGGCGAGTTTACATTAAAATCTAAATCTCTTGAGGAACAGGTGTCATTTTCACTTTCACACATTGAATCAGCAAAAAAAACGGAATTTGATGATTCATTGGAATCATTATTAACTATTAAAGATGTATTATAACAATTCTGACTCACAGGTGCTAAATTTGCTTCTGCCACCCTTCTGTAGAGTTGTCTTTGActaacaacactttttttcttacgGGTTGCCATGCTGctgctttttcaatttctctggTGCATGTTTCAACCACACCTTGATGgtatcttctatttctttctgACTGACTAGAGGGGAGCTTTTTCTTACAGCAcctaaaaatgttgtttcagaTTAATAATAAGTATGCACCTACAAGTGAAAACACTTACCAATAATCACATCCTTTACGTTTAAGTTTTTAAAAGCCTTTTTCTCACCTCGTTTGCcacaaaaattccaattagtTGCAAGAGAAtaagtgaacaaaaaatttaaaatgcggTTTGTATGTCCAGTAAAATCTCTCCCTCCAAAAGTCGATAGATATGCCGACTGGAATcacataatttaaattgtaaaatacataTTAAGTGGTACAGAACACCCACCAAAGCcaggcaattatttttttcactcagGTATGTTTCCAATTTGGTAATATCCTCTTGAGAATTCAAAGGAAACTGTACGCCTATATCATCTGGTAAATCTGTATTACTGGCGTGATTGCCACTGCGATCTTGTTTTCGGATCCActgcaaaatttgattgttcTGTTCTCTAATGGTCTTCAATAAAGTGATTACATCATCTTGAGTGTTTGCTGGCATGGACAAAATATACCTTAGTACCAAAAcagtttttacattattttttggtttttacctCCATTACTTTCCACTACAGCTCTGATGTTGCTCTGTACATCAGTTGCTTTACTAGTTGACGGATTATATGGTGACGAGTTCGAAACAGCAGCCTGGCAAAATGACTGATTTGACGCAGAACCTGTAAAATAGAGAATTAACAAATTCTCCTAGGAAATAATGGACATAAATAATAACTCACAGTTTAAAGtatacattttaaacaattcatgCAAATggacaattatattttttacctCTAATAATTTGTCCTGAAGATTTAGTCAATTGAGTATCTTTTGCTGAATGTTGAGGTGGCAAATAATAAAGTTGATTTGTAGAATCACTATCCTCAAACGACCTTTGCGATTGTCCAGCTGAAGCTAATGGAAAAGTTTGAATTGGGCCAGAATAATCTAAAACAGTAGAcagttaataatttatatgtgCCAGATATCTTTAAGTATAAATCTCATTACCAGATAATATGTTTGTAATAGACTTCCGTATTATTGGTTTTGGTCTAGGTAGaggtttcttgttttttggaaaatcatcTTCTGATGATGACAGCACTTCTTCCTGCTCATCATCAGTGGAAAATTTCTTTGGACGTATTTTCCTTCGAGGTGAAATAATTGCTGATTCCTCAGCATCTGTAGTTAAATCTGAGGTAATTTCagcctttttaatttttttctccgcAATCTTATAGTCGTCTAAAAACAAGTAATAAATacgagttttttgaaaaaaattacagataTTTAATAGAAAGTGATAAAGCAGTTTAGGTTTAGGCAGCAAAACTAACCAGTCTGGAAAAAAATTCGCTTAATTTGGTGAAGTTTCCAGCTGTTATCCTGGGGAGGCTCTTGTccagattttaataattttataaaatttccgGTTGTCTGTTTTGGCGGCCAAAAGACTTCTCGTTTAAGCGGTGTTAACCAGGCAGAGTGAACAAGAGAAATTCCACCATTGTTCTGGAATTCAACGCCAACGTAACAATTCATCTAAATAATAAAGACAGTTCCCAACAccaaaattgtaataaaataatgcaGATTTATACtcactttgaaaaatttgttgccACGGCCGAAATTAACAAGAATCACCCCGGAAATGCTAGAGTTACTTTTTGCTGCCGTCCGCCATTACGCGCACACGCGTTCACACCAGCAGTCCAGCACGCATGCGCCTGCACGTCTCGTATCGTATCGTGGCATTTCGATTAAAAACGCGCCAAAATTAAATCTTGATCGACAGCCTCGACAGGAATCGAtgctaaaaataattgtttcctactaataaaatagttaaataattgttaattacaaCATTCTCACTTCatctttaaattcaaattgcaTTTCCACTTAAAACGTcattttagtattttcattgctaattaatgaatttatatttatatccatattttaggtaaacaacaatttaaaatgtacaattttttataaagcacGTATAGGGCttagtttttgtaataaactttcgttctaattttttttatagttgattAAAAAGCACTTAAAACGACCGAAAACAAACGTACGAAAGACGTCTCTAGACGACGTCAAAATGACATCTGAAATGTCACGTCATATGGACGTCGCTTATTGGTCTACGACGTCGCCGACTAATAATGTCCAATAATTGACGTCATTATAACGACACTGTGCTGCTTGGGGGGTTACATTCgtgcaatgtttttaaaattaaattttaaataggaaatcCGACTAGTGATCGGACACTGTCATCTAAGACGTCACCTTCACACCATGGGCATCATGGATGATACTGAGTGCTGTTGGTGCATGGGGGAGGACGAAACTGCAAACCAcgggttcaagccaaagcgtCCGATCCTCAAAGGACATTGGATGGTAATGTCAAGTGGGGCACGACGGGTTTATCTGAAGACCTTGTTAACTTGCTAccactgaatattaaattataaaacgtaaatagacgattaaaatgtacctgcctgtaaggaaGTTTCGTTTAAACAGTTTACCAGACGTAAattgagccctttttgtaccccattcgtctattagaacttggGTAGTCTTTtttctgacgcaaataatcttgtcgccttCGAACGATCCTTAACATTTCGGTTGTTACCATccgtttatttagttttttgtgtttaaaaccacatgctgacaaaacttgacgcaatgtttctaaactggtataattgtattctggataatttgcCGTATTACTCCTAATGTCGCAACCTCGTtgtccttatataaactataaattatcCTACATATAatatcttgagtagctttgtcaacagttattctttacatgtttttcgtttctgtgaatgatccacagcaacccctttagTGACTAcccgataaatggaaaattctaAAAAGGAAGAAGCTTTGGAGACGAAGCAGTTATTGATAAGGCTATACTTGACAAAATTCATGAATGAAGAAGTTTCTTTAAATAAACCAAATTACATATTTcctttatttgtaaatttaacattctaataaatttatttattctagttaattcagcaattcatattatgattgcattatcagattactgaatattttccttttttaaacattcgaatatatttaaaataacttcgtgtgtttgtatatctaaatatttattattaagttatttaaagaaatttatgaattaaataaatcttacTCAATCACGCCACTGCTTTtcgcagactgtctggcaggaatatttcaaagacattgtgtacatacgccttccgacagctccagccaatagaaatgcatttatgtttacgattcgatgttttcattggccATTCATGAGACCACGTGGATTGATAGatatttaccgaattttatacgggaagtaaacattattttccatttcttaatttggtatgagtgtcgtacgtatttatgaaatatttattgttcctcgcataactgtcttctgcaatggATATTGGACGAACTTTACCGGCAATGGATGGAATTTTAACAGTAGTGGACGAAGATAAGGACTTGCCGGATTTTAAAAGATCaacattatataatttattaaaagaaatgggATTTAGATACAAAAAGCGATGAAGGAACAGTTTATTATTGGGAAAAGCAGATATAATTGTGTGGAGGCAAGAATACctaagaaaaattaagaaatatcgAGGAGAAAATAGAATAATGTAGTATATggatgaaacaaaataattcatacAAGTTTTATTGGcatatgtttattataattattacaaatcgatacattttataacaaatttacaaaattacaatttcTTGCTTTTGTCCTGAAAATAATGGAGTTCAGAACTACATTTTATATAGgaaatctaatatatttgacaatattcataCTAAAACAACATTATAAGGCTCTTTCGATATTTTAagaaatctttttttgttatcTAATATCCAACATATCCGACTAGAATTAAAAACTACCTCCTACCAACAATTAGtccaacaaatttttcaaacaatccaaaaaataattttctaggcGGTTCGTAATTTACGCGTTTGTGTCTGCTGTCACCTCTAAACTTGTCATGAAGCGCTTTTCACCAATCCATTTTTAAAAGTTTAGGAAGAAAAGTAATCAGATGGATCCAGATTAGGTGACTATGGTTGATAACGCAATAAAACTTAACGCAGTTTGCATAATTTCTCTACAACGATAGCGGGAGAATGTGCAGGCCTATTGTCGTGATTGTACTATACTCTATTCATCAAAATAGTTATGCATCATTCCAAGTAATGAATAAAGTACTATGGAATCCCAAAACACTATGGCTATGACTTTATTAGCCAGAAAACGCGGtttttttgctttctttggaaCTCTTTCCTTAGATGTAGTCTATCGTTTTAAGTTTGGTCCGCTATTGAAACAAAATCTCAATCCTTGGGAGTCCCAATCTTTTCAGCCAGTAATAGCTAATTGGAGGGCTTATGAAAACTTGATACACTGGAGTACCGATAATCCGCTTAATCGAAAATATTCGAATAATATCGAGACCGCTTGCGGCTGAGGCAAGATAATCTTGAGGTCGTTAAAAAGTTTCGTACAATcgttaatataataatcaatttaacgattaaaaaaattattttctgaataattatttcaacataattcaaaatcagaatcttacttccaaatatcttctgtaggttcattatttggtttgtttttattgggaatcaAACCATAATGTCTTCTGTATATTCCTAGTGGTATATTCgctctttatcttgttttttgtaggaATCAAACTACAATCgttcttttgaagctttatttccgattttcgaataatcgaaagttgattattttggattgatcgactattttcgataaatcgattatttttgattattttatataatcgattatattttttgataattgcccaGCCCTAGACCAGACCCATTTCGGATTAAACGGTATCATTACCAAAATTCGTATAAATACCGATAAGGgcagtttattttattttattaaatcttAAACCATACAATTGTGTGTATAAAGTGCGTACCAAGGGAGCGAAAGTTTTTAAATGTAGCACAAGTAATACTGTACAGTAAAAGTAATTTTAGGGTAAGACATTCAAAATACAGTACAGTACATACCACTATTGTACTGTAGCAGCCATTAAATTTATCGGATATCACTAAATAGTATTAATATGccttttcttaaattattttccacaaatttgccagaatatttaatttaatgaaatactATTCTAGTTGACGTCAATGTTAGGTACTTACATGCTAATACCACgataaatttcaacatttagatCTATCTACTCTACATTCAAACGATTTTAACGTAGAGAAGATTTTAATTTTACTCTTAAATGTTTGAACAAAAACATTAGCGTTGATATTAACATACTTCTAGCAATGAAATTTGCAAGAAGAGAGTGATATGCAGTAAGTAGTGATGCcgttaaaaattgtttcaagaAAGCTGGATTTTGTAACAATAAACAAGACATTTTGTCAGAGGACAGTAAGATTGATGTTGAAGCTAGACCCGGTGATGACGAATTGGCCAAGCTTGTACCTCATGAAATGACTTATTTTGAGTTAATATCAACTTTCGATGATTTTACAAGGATTAACGACGATGTCGCTACTGGTGGAAAATTCATCGGGGAAGATTTCATTCAGAATTGTGTAACTGACGGAATTGAAAgtgaagatgatgatgatgaccaATCATAAATTTTAGGTagagaaatcgaaaaaattctaaaaaggAAGAAGCTTTAGAGACGAAGCAGTTATTGATAAGTCTATACTTGACAAAATTCATGAATGAGACAAACATACGCAGATAACTAATAATTAAGTAAGAAGTTTCTTTAAATAAACCAAATTACATATTTCCTTGATTTGTAAATTTAACattctaataaattatatttatcttgTTTATACCTGTatgtttagaatatttttaattgacttCTGTAAGTGAGACACACCTTTACTGCACCTCTATATAATTAGTGAGGAACCTCTATAAGCGAAAAAAGAATTATGCTTCCTTGAATTATCTTCAGAGGAGGTTTCACTTTATATATACTATCATACTATGAACCACCACGACTTCAACAATACATTCAACGAGATGTTTTCgcataaattttgaaaaatgagcgGATTTGTAACAGCAACATATTGATTATGAATACGCAGATACCAATGATTGAAGTACAACTCTTATGTAAGAGTAGCcgctaaaaataaaataatcaatcgTTTGTACTTCAAACAAACATTATGTCGTTAAATTCATCTGAAGTAATTCTTGGGAGCTATTAGAAAAATAGACATCTAAAGAAAAACTGAGTTTATCCAGAATTTATCAACAAAGTTGTTTGTCCGCTCCGTCCAAATATAAACAGTTCAAAGGGCAAATTGCTACAATAACTTTAAAGACAAAAAATTCTATCGATTAATAATCTTCCAAGTTGTCCAATATCCATTCCATATAACTGGATACCTTCGTATAAACACCTGGTATACCTTCAGTTCCACAATTTTTAGGTCCAAATGACACAATCCCGTATTGCATAATTCGTATAACACCATTCACATCTCCCACTTCTTGCAAAGGTCCTCCACTGTCACCTCCGCATGAATCTCTTCCTTTACGTCCTCCAGCGCAAATTTGGTTGTTCGAAAGCGAAGCTGACTTTTGGAAAAGTCGGTTACAGTGTGAAAGTGGTAATATTGGTATACGGACTTTCATCAATACTTCAGTTTTGTATCCTAGAACATTTTAAAATCagttattagtcaattt from Diorhabda sublineata isolate icDioSubl1.1 chromosome 5, icDioSubl1.1, whole genome shotgun sequence encodes the following:
- the LOC130444708 gene encoding uncharacterized protein LOC130444708, which encodes MNCYVGVEFQNNGGISLVHSAWLTPLKREVFWPPKQTTGNFIKLLKSGQEPPQDNSWKLHQIKRIFFQTDDYKIAEKKIKKAEITSDLTTDAEESAIISPRRKIRPKKFSTDDEQEEVLSSSEDDFPKNKKPLPRPKPIIRKSITNILSDYSGPIQTFPLASAGQSQRSFEDSDSTNQLYYLPPQHSAKDTQLTKSSGQIIRGSASNQSFCQAAVSNSSPYNPSTSKATDVQSNIRAVVESNGANTQDDVITLLKTIREQNNQILQWIRKQDRSGNHASNTDLPDDIGVQFPLNSQEDITKLETYLSEKNNCLALSAYLSTFGGRDFTGHTNRILNFLFTYSLATNWNFCGKRGEKKAFKNLNVKDVIIGAVRKSSPLVSQKEIEDTIKVWLKHAPEKLKKQQHGNP